The genomic DNA CGAAAGATATGACATACCCGTTACCAACCCCTTTGGGATGATACGGCTCGCCGTTCCCCCGTTTGTGGACCAGGTTGTATGCCGGCACCGCTTTCACAGGAATTTTCCTGATGGTTGTATGCTCTCCGTTATTCAGGACGCTTCCCCCAGCCAATTCTTTGGCACAGGTTTGTGTGTAAATTATTTTGGTATTTTTTGTGCTGATTTTATCAATGGCTTCCGGATCCAGGTGATCCCCGTGATGATGGGTTATCAGGATGATATCGGCGTCCGGCATTTCCGTATAATTGGCATATCGAGTCACTGGATCCACGTGGATAGTCACATCCTGATATTGAAAGTGGAGAGTTCCGTGACCGATAAAGGTAATTACCAAATCTCCCCGGGAAGTTTGAATTGTATCTTTCTCGAAAGCCGCATACACTGTAGATACCGAAAAGAACATAACCAAAACGAGTAGAGTGACTTTTACCGTTTGCACAGCGTTTCCCTCCGTTTGCGAGGTATTTGTATTCCTTTGAACATCAAGAGCCTATCCGAATTACCACGTCCTCTTTACCCAGGTTTTTTACTTCAGGATCTTCAATAAAGACAAATTCGTCTATCCGTGATAGGCTGTTCCGGAGGTTAAGGTGGCCGCTTTGACGGATATCGGGTTGAACATACACATGGAACTCTTGCCGGTATTTCCCCTCACTGTTGAATATCGCCTTAAATGCATTGCCAATAGAATACACACCAACCGAGGCGTCAGAGAATCGTCCTCGTATCGCCTTATCCAGTGTAAAAGCGACAGCCTTGAATTCTTCGACTCCGACAGGATAGACAATACGCACAGACTCTATTGGTTTCCCGCTCTCTTCCTGAGCAGCCGGCTGTTGCTCCCGAGTTACATCCTGGCTGGCAGTGGCATGTGACTCGACATCCTCACGAGCCTCCATAGACTGAGATGCCTTCTGCTGCGATGGTGCTATCTGTTCTGTCGGTTCCGGCGACGGTTCGGACTGCTCGATTTCGGTGATATTTTGTGCCTGGTCAGGGCGTTCCTCTTGTTGCTGCTGGACGTTGGTAGTAACCATCTGATGAAAAAACAGGATAAGCAGCAGAATGGCGGTAGCACCGGTTGCCTTGTATTTTCCAATGGTCACGTTGAATTCCGCAGAAAATTGCACAAACAACCCGGAACACCCGACCGCCATAAGGAATACCAGCACAAACTCCTGTATGGCATCTCGATGGTCCATCACCAGGATCAATACGAGTGGCACCAGTATTAATACAATGAATACCGCCAATAATAAGATCGGCGGAATTCCGCCCTTTCCACTATTCGGCGGCTTACCATTCCCCATTACCATTTCTCCTTCTGAATCAACCGGCTGGTTTGATAGATATGTTCGTAATATGCACGGCAGAAACGTGGAGTGCAAGACTGATTTGGCCCAGGTGGAAACCCTCCCCAAGGCAGGAAAAGGTGATTTAACCGTTAAAAAAACCGTATCCCCAGGAAGAACATCGGCGGAAAGTAGAAATACGGATTCTCCTCCTCATGCTGTCTAAAACTGTCAGGCTTGTTTGCCGCGTACAATCCGAAGCCGAACGGCCACTGGAAGTTGATGAAACAGGGTAAATTTCCCAGTGAAAAATCCACCTGATACCCCAGTCGAAATTCGTTCCAGAGGTCAAATCCCTCGTAATACCGCTCTTCCTGTTTTTCATAGAACCAATCGTAATCCGGCCAGAGCTGGTACTCAATGTGTAACTTTTTCCAGAGATATCGGCGGTAGCCGACAATCAACGTTGCGGCATTCGTCTCACCGAAATCCCACTGTAAATTTGTGTACGCGGCTCCAAGGACCACTTCATCCCTGGGCGTCAGGTGGCGATAATACTGGATAGCATAAATACGAAACATCGGAGAAAGCGGACTGAAATCCATCGACTGGTCGTAGGTGGAATGCTCTTTTTTCGGACTCTCCGCAGCCAATCCCGGCATGGAAAACAACACCAGACAGAAGGTCCCCAACAAAATTGTAAGTCGCATGTTACACATAAAGTTTTCTCCCGTGTCAGTGATTTTTTCCTGAACTTTAGAACCTTTTTTCCAGAGAATAGAAGAGGTGTTTATCGAAATTGTGGCTATTATACATTTGGAGATACCCAGTACCCGAAATTCCGTTGTATCATGGTTGTCCGGTTAAACCTGATACCATACCAGGACGCCAGAACTGTTGAGTATATCAAAAATTATACCGAACCGTGTGGGGAATTTTATATAGTTTCTCGAGAACAACATTATTATACTTGACTTCAAGAGGTTTTTTTTGCTACAGTCAGGTTGGTTTGCTTTCAACATTAGTTGCAACAGCGATTGATCATTTGAATACCTGGAAGGCATCACAGTTGTCTAACGGCCCGCTATAGATCAATGAAATTATCGTCTCTAAAAACCAAAACGTTTCTGTATCCTTTCGGTTTTTCCCTGGTTGTCGGAGCATCGCTCTGGATACTCGATACCGTATTGGATATGGTATATTATTACGAAGGTCCCTTTCTGGATTTGCTGTTTTACGAAATTCCCCCACATGAGATTTATGTTCGCCTGCTCATCTTAGGAGTTTGCGCAGTAGCTGGGGCAATACTCGGTGTATATCAAATTCTCTGGCAAAACAGGCTTTACCGGGAGCAATTGTGGTACTCTCAAACCCTGCACAGTATTGGCGACGGCGTGATTGCGACTGATACGGAAGGACGTGTCACCTATGTAAACAGGCAGGCAGAATTGTTAACAGGTTGGAGTTCCTCAGAAGCCAAAGGGCTTCCCATTGCAGAGGTATTTCAGGTCGTTAATGAAGAGACAAAATCTCCGGTGGAAAATCCGGTGGGTCGCGTATTGAAAGAGGGTCGTATTATCGGCCTGGCCAATCATACGGAACTGTTAGCAAAAGATGGCCGGCGCTTGCCTATCCTGGACAGCGGATCTCCGATTAAATACGAGGATGAGATAGTTGGAGCCGTGCTGGTATTTCGGGACGATTCCGAGCGACGGAAAAAAGAGAAGGCGATTCAGGCACGTGAAAAGCGGCTTGCAACATTACTGCAGAATATCCCCGGGATGGCTTATCGCTGTATTAATGATCAGCACTGGACCATGCAGTTTGTCAGTGACGGATGTAAATCCCTGACGGGATACCAGCCCCTGGATCTTATACAAAACACTACCATCTCCTATGCAGAATTGATCCAACCAGCTGACAGGAACATAGTCGAAAAAAAGGTGCAGGAAGCTATCCGGAAAGACGAGCCCTTTGAGGTCGAATACCGTATTCAAACCAAAGATGGAGTCACAAAAACCGTCTGGGAACGTGGCCGACTCGTGGAAAATTCCGAGGGCCATCAGATACTTGAAGGTCATATTTCCGATGTAACCAAACGCCGTGAAATGGAAACCCGTTACCACAGCCTGTTTACCAGTATCTGGGATGCGATACTTATAGCGGATACCCATCGTAACATTATTGATTGTAATCCGGCGTTTGAGGAGAAATTCGGGTACTCACTTGAGGAGCTCCGGGGACACAAGACAGAATACATCTATGCTGACCATCAGGAATACCGGATACTGGGAAAAGCGATTCAAGAGCACCAAGCGGATCGGGAATTGCGAGTGACTGTTAATTATCAGACCAAATCCGGGGTAATCTTTCCCGGAGATACCGGGGTGTATTTTCTCAAAGATGAGCATGGAGAGATGACGGGATTTATCGGCGTAATCCGGGATGTCTCTCAAAAAATGGAATCAAAACAGGCTATTTTTGAGAGCGAAACCCGGTTCCGGAAGATCTTTGAGGAAAGTCCGGTAGGGATGGCTATCCTTAACCAGGAATTTCATTTTGAGGCGGTAAATAAGTCCCTGTGTGAAATGCTGGAATATTCTCCGACTCAACTTAAAGCCCATGCGCTTCCCTCAGTCGTCTTGCCTGAAGACCGTGAGAGTACAACCGATATTCTCCGGAAATTATCGCAACACGAGCCTTTTTCCAGACAAATTGAAAAACAGTACGTTACCGATACCGACAAAGTCGTCTGGGGAAAGACTACGCTGACAAACTTGTTTTCCGGCTCAGAACAATCGGAATACTTGGTGATGATCGAGGATGTGACTAGTCAAAAACAGTCCGAATTAGCCCTCCAGCAATCCCGCCGGGAGTTGCAGCAGATTCTGGACAATCTCCACGAAGGTATTTACCGGATGAGTTATGACAATGAAATCCTCTTTGCCAATGACCGGATGGCCCAGATGCTGGGATACGAGTCGGCGGATGAGATCATCGGAAAGCGCACCGATGATCTGCCATTCACACCGCAGCTCTCGCACGAAAAATTCCAGCAAATACTCCGGGAAAAGGGTGCGGTCAGAGATTTTGAAGGCACCTGGGTTCATGATCAGGGGTGGCGTGTTGAAGTATTAGAGAATGCCGTCGAAGTTACCGATGAAGCGGGCAATCCGATATACTATGAAGGTACCGTGAAGGATATCAGCGAACAGAAGGAACTGGAAAAACAGTTGATTCAGTCCCAGAAAATGGAGGCACTCGGCCAAATCGCGGGTGGTATCGCACACGATTTTAACAACGTCCTCGCTGCAATTAACAGTGCACAGGAAATTCTGAACGTTAAAATTCAGGATGACAATCTCCGGAAATATCTCCAAATCATCCAATCCAGTGTTGACCGCGGAAACACTGTTACGAAACGGATGCTGACCTTTACCAGGCCCGCCGATCCTGAAACCAAAGCCATTACTGTCTCCGATTTTTTGTATGAGATCAAAGAGATTGGTGCCCATACCCTGCCGAAAAATGTGAATATCCGTGTGAAGATTGCGACTGAGGAGGATCGGATCTGGGCCGATCCCGCACAATTGCAGCAAATACTGATAACGATGTGCATCAACGCGGCCGACGCCATGCCGGACGGCGGAACCATCACCCTGCAAGCCATTTCGGTATCTTCGGGAGAAATCCCTTCCCATGCTGCCTCACCAAACTCGGACTATCTCGGCATTCAGGTGATTGACGAAGGTATAGGGATGGATGCAGAGACGCAGGACCGCATATTCGAGCCGTTTTTCACCACCAAAAAGTCGACGGACGGTACAGGATTGGGGCTTGCCATAGTCCAGAGTATTATCCGAAAAAACAGCGGATGGATCACGGTTGAGAGCCAGCCCGGTAAAGGGACCACTTTTACACTCGGACTGCCAAAAGCGGCTCCCCGGGATCTCCGGGAATTAGAACTGGATGAATTACCGGAGCAGGTTCCCTACGGAGTGGGACAACATATTCTGTATATCGAAGATGAAGCCTCGATACGGGAGTTAATGCGGGAAGCGCTTACGAACCTCGACTACACCGTTGCACCGGTCTCAAATGCATCTGATGCACTGGAGTATTATAATCACCACTCAGATACTATCGACCTCATCGTGACGGATATCGGACTCCCGGATATGCATGGCAGAGAATTAATTACTCAACTCAGAGCGACAAACGCAGGACAACCGATTGTGGCTGTGACGGGATACGTCAGAGACGAAATTGTGTCGAGTTTAGAAGCGGCAGGAGCAACCCGAGTATTTCAAAAACCGATTAACATCAAAAGACTTGCCCGAGTCATCGACGAGCTCATTCCCGAATAATTTCGCACCACCTTACCGTAAATAGACCATCTTCCTGACGTCCGTAAATTG from Candidatus Neomarinimicrobiota bacterium includes the following:
- a CDS encoding PAS domain S-box protein, which produces MKLSSLKTKTFLYPFGFSLVVGASLWILDTVLDMVYYYEGPFLDLLFYEIPPHEIYVRLLILGVCAVAGAILGVYQILWQNRLYREQLWYSQTLHSIGDGVIATDTEGRVTYVNRQAELLTGWSSSEAKGLPIAEVFQVVNEETKSPVENPVGRVLKEGRIIGLANHTELLAKDGRRLPILDSGSPIKYEDEIVGAVLVFRDDSERRKKEKAIQAREKRLATLLQNIPGMAYRCINDQHWTMQFVSDGCKSLTGYQPLDLIQNTTISYAELIQPADRNIVEKKVQEAIRKDEPFEVEYRIQTKDGVTKTVWERGRLVENSEGHQILEGHISDVTKRREMETRYHSLFTSIWDAILIADTHRNIIDCNPAFEEKFGYSLEELRGHKTEYIYADHQEYRILGKAIQEHQADRELRVTVNYQTKSGVIFPGDTGVYFLKDEHGEMTGFIGVIRDVSQKMESKQAIFESETRFRKIFEESPVGMAILNQEFHFEAVNKSLCEMLEYSPTQLKAHALPSVVLPEDRESTTDILRKLSQHEPFSRQIEKQYVTDTDKVVWGKTTLTNLFSGSEQSEYLVMIEDVTSQKQSELALQQSRRELQQILDNLHEGIYRMSYDNEILFANDRMAQMLGYESADEIIGKRTDDLPFTPQLSHEKFQQILREKGAVRDFEGTWVHDQGWRVEVLENAVEVTDEAGNPIYYEGTVKDISEQKELEKQLIQSQKMEALGQIAGGIAHDFNNVLAAINSAQEILNVKIQDDNLRKYLQIIQSSVDRGNTVTKRMLTFTRPADPETKAITVSDFLYEIKEIGAHTLPKNVNIRVKIATEEDRIWADPAQLQQILITMCINAADAMPDGGTITLQAISVSSGEIPSHAASPNSDYLGIQVIDEGIGMDAETQDRIFEPFFTTKKSTDGTGLGLAIVQSIIRKNSGWITVESQPGKGTTFTLGLPKAAPRDLRELELDELPEQVPYGVGQHILYIEDEASIRELMREALTNLDYTVAPVSNASDALEYYNHHSDTIDLIVTDIGLPDMHGRELITQLRATNAGQPIVAVTGYVRDEIVSSLEAAGATRVFQKPINIKRLARVIDELIPE
- a CDS encoding MBL fold metallo-hydrolase; translation: MFFSVSTVYAAFEKDTIQTSRGDLVITFIGHGTLHFQYQDVTIHVDPVTRYANYTEMPDADIILITHHHGDHLDPEAIDKISTKNTKIIYTQTCAKELAGGSVLNNGEHTTIRKIPVKAVPAYNLVHKRGNGEPYHPKGVGNGYVISFGDIKVYVAGDTENVPEMADLTEIDIAFLPMNLPYTMTPKMVVDAVTMFQPKILYPYHYGNTDVSELVKLLRDYENTEVRVRSMD